A genome region from Mycobacterium sp. 050128 includes the following:
- a CDS encoding DUF1490 family protein, with amino-acid sequence MVLHGFVAKAVPTVVTGAVGVAAYEVLRKGIAKVPLRSATVTLTAWGIRVAREAERKAGESAERARLTTADVIAEAKERIGDNVTPVVSDPGNTDDN; translated from the coding sequence TTGGTGCTGCATGGATTTGTGGCCAAGGCGGTACCCACCGTGGTGACCGGCGCGGTGGGGGTTGCGGCCTATGAGGTGCTGCGCAAGGGAATCGCGAAGGTTCCGCTGCGCTCGGCGACCGTCACCCTCACCGCCTGGGGCATCCGCGTGGCCCGTGAGGCCGAACGCAAGGCTGGCGAGAGCGCTGAGCGGGCTCGCCTAACCACGGCCGACGTGATCGCCGAGGCCAAAGAACGCATCGGGGACAACGTCACACCGGTGGTGAGCGACCCGGGCAACACCGATGACAACTGA
- the csoR gene encoding copper-sensing transcriptional repressor CsoR: MSEELTAKKHAALNRLKTVRGHLDGIIRMLETDAYCVDVMKQISAVQSSLERANRVMLHNHLETCFSSAVLGGRGQAAIEELIDAVKFTPALTGPQAQLGGDAVGEPSDKEPATAGSRE; the protein is encoded by the coding sequence ATGAGCGAGGAATTGACAGCGAAAAAGCACGCGGCGCTGAACCGGCTCAAGACGGTTCGCGGCCACCTCGACGGGATCATTCGGATGCTGGAAACCGACGCTTACTGCGTGGACGTGATGAAGCAGATCTCAGCGGTGCAGTCCTCGCTCGAGCGTGCCAACCGGGTGATGCTGCACAACCACCTGGAGACGTGTTTTTCCTCGGCGGTGCTCGGTGGCCGCGGACAAGCCGCCATCGAAGAGTTGATAGATGCCGTCAAATTCACCCCAGCATTGACCGGCCCGCAGGCCCAGCTAGGCGGCGATGCGGTCGGCGAACCCAGCGACAAAGAGCCGGCGACGGCAGGCAGCCGCGAGTAA